One Candidatus Polarisedimenticolaceae bacterium DNA window includes the following coding sequences:
- a CDS encoding thrombospondin type 3 repeat-containing protein — MPHRSVVALLLLALAAPKASAGVRETAERTWIHGMTGEIALREVGRDGVPELLRLLRDPSFTRRDNVVAMLAYLGGPESTPELVAFLENPVASPAIPEEDRALLTAPEALGRIAARGDGAALSFLLATATPGGGPLDGAVARGAYGPSTRDDLVERAIRALAFTGSAEARSRLEALAADPRLGRFARGAQEALVAPADLAPGVPSEPPVEAASVADPSNASHDNRLTFANHPDLNSPMTASTLDLRLADASLRAGRGDNATDVACCIRVVRSGAAQSFGTAGDGLDAIDTQDELTQVLNAGTARVKIVRAINYCGGAGTNIIGCAYTPGNGMAIVRSGSSGTESVVWLHEYGHNAGLGHKGDASFIMYQSTDGTNSVLDATDCAAFHAPPPSTQADLVTTIACTKDGDDLAAPVDNCPALSNGGQQDVDGDAVGDVCDNCPTTANANQADGDGDGIGDVCEVCLVGSGPDPDNDGVCGGSDNCPSASNATQLDFDGDGIGDTCEWALLASDIDLSGRVDGVDLARFGRAFGSATGQPNYDADCDLTRNGIVDGNDLAQLASWFGRLAG; from the coding sequence ATGCCGCACCGTTCCGTCGTCGCGCTCCTTCTCCTCGCGCTCGCCGCGCCGAAGGCCTCGGCCGGAGTCCGGGAAACCGCCGAGCGGACGTGGATTCACGGGATGACCGGGGAGATCGCCCTCCGGGAGGTGGGCCGGGACGGCGTCCCCGAGCTGCTTCGGCTGCTTCGGGATCCGTCGTTCACCCGACGCGACAACGTGGTCGCGATGCTCGCGTATCTCGGAGGCCCGGAGTCGACCCCCGAGCTCGTGGCGTTCCTCGAAAACCCCGTCGCATCCCCCGCGATTCCCGAGGAGGACCGGGCGCTTCTGACCGCCCCCGAGGCGCTGGGCCGCATCGCCGCGCGAGGGGACGGCGCCGCGCTTTCGTTCCTGCTCGCGACCGCAACCCCGGGCGGCGGCCCCCTCGACGGCGCCGTCGCGCGCGGCGCCTACGGCCCGTCGACGCGCGACGACCTCGTCGAGCGGGCGATCCGCGCCCTGGCCTTCACCGGTTCCGCCGAGGCGCGCTCCCGACTCGAGGCCCTCGCCGCCGACCCCCGCCTCGGGCGATTCGCCCGGGGGGCGCAGGAGGCACTCGTGGCGCCGGCCGACCTGGCGCCGGGCGTCCCGTCGGAGCCTCCCGTCGAGGCCGCTTCGGTTGCCGACCCCTCCAACGCCTCCCACGACAACCGGCTGACCTTCGCGAACCACCCCGACCTCAACTCGCCGATGACGGCCTCGACCCTCGACCTGCGCCTGGCCGACGCGTCGCTGAGGGCGGGGCGCGGCGACAACGCGACCGACGTCGCCTGCTGCATCCGGGTCGTGCGCAGCGGCGCGGCGCAGTCCTTCGGCACGGCGGGGGACGGGCTCGACGCGATCGACACGCAGGACGAGCTCACGCAGGTCCTCAACGCCGGCACGGCGCGCGTGAAGATCGTCCGCGCGATCAACTACTGCGGCGGCGCGGGGACGAACATCATCGGCTGCGCGTACACGCCCGGGAACGGGATGGCGATCGTGCGCTCGGGGAGCTCGGGGACCGAGTCCGTGGTGTGGCTCCACGAGTACGGTCACAACGCCGGACTCGGCCACAAGGGGGACGCGAGCTTCATCATGTACCAGTCCACGGACGGGACGAACAGCGTCCTCGACGCGACCGACTGCGCCGCGTTCCACGCGCCGCCCCCCTCGACCCAGGCCGACCTCGTCACGACGATCGCCTGCACGAAGGACGGCGACGACCTCGCGGCGCCGGTCGACAACTGCCCGGCCCTGTCGAACGGCGGCCAGCAGGACGTCGACGGCGACGCGGTCGGCGACGTCTGCGACAACTGCCCGACGACCGCGAACGCGAACCAGGCGGACGGGGACGGGGACGGGATCGGCGACGTCTGCGAGGTCTGCCTCGTGGGGAGCGGCCCCGACCCGGACAACGACGGCGTCTGCGGCGGATCGGACAACTGCCCGAGCGCCTCGAACGCGACCCAGCTCGACTTCGACGGAGACGGCATCGGCGACACCTGCGAGTGGGCGCTGCTCGCCTCGGACATCGACCTCTCGGGAAGGGTGGACGGAGTCGACCTCGCGCGCTTCGGCCGCGCCTTCGGCTCTGCCACCGGCCAGCCGAACTACGACGCCGACTGCGACCTCACGCGCAACGGCATCGTGGACGGCAACGACCTCGCGCAGCTGGCGAGCTGGTTCGGGAGGCTCGCGGGCTGA
- the aceA gene encoding isocitrate lyase produces MDRFKGIERPYTSKDVQRLRGSVRIAHTLADLGARRLWDLLTTRSYVHSLGAITGNQAVQMVRAGLEAIYVSGWQIAADGNTSAQTYPDQSLYPVDSVPRFVKRLNQALQRADQIEHAEGGAKRRWFVPLVADAEAGFGGPLNAFELMKAMIEAGAAGVHFEDQLASEKKCGHMGGKVLIPVSQFIRTLTAARLAADVCDVPTVLIARTDADSAKLLTSDIDPIDKPFCTGQRTPEGFFRITGGLDMAIARGLAYAPYADLIWCETSHPDLDEARRFAEGIHAKFPGKMLAYNCSPSFNWRKHLDEATIAKFQRELGAMGYKFQFVTLAGFHALNYGMFELALGYRDHGMAAYSKLQQEEFAAEKDGYTATRHQHEVGTGYFDEVAQVISGGTASTVALKDSTEKEQF; encoded by the coding sequence ATGGACCGCTTCAAGGGAATCGAACGCCCCTACACCTCGAAGGACGTCCAGCGCCTGCGCGGGAGCGTGCGGATCGCCCACACCCTCGCCGACCTCGGCGCCCGCCGGCTGTGGGACCTCCTGACGACGCGTTCGTACGTGCACTCCCTCGGCGCGATCACGGGGAACCAGGCGGTGCAGATGGTGCGCGCCGGCCTCGAGGCGATCTACGTCAGCGGATGGCAGATCGCCGCCGACGGGAACACCTCCGCGCAGACCTACCCCGACCAGAGCCTCTACCCGGTGGACAGCGTCCCGCGCTTCGTGAAGCGCCTCAACCAGGCCCTCCAGCGCGCCGACCAGATCGAGCACGCGGAGGGCGGCGCCAAGCGCCGCTGGTTCGTCCCCCTCGTCGCCGACGCCGAGGCCGGATTCGGCGGTCCCCTCAACGCCTTCGAGCTCATGAAGGCGATGATCGAGGCGGGGGCCGCCGGAGTGCACTTCGAGGACCAGCTCGCCTCCGAGAAGAAGTGCGGGCACATGGGCGGGAAGGTCCTGATCCCCGTGTCCCAGTTCATCCGGACGCTCACCGCCGCACGCCTCGCCGCCGACGTCTGCGACGTGCCGACGGTCCTCATCGCCCGCACCGACGCCGACAGCGCGAAGCTGCTGACCTCGGACATCGACCCGATCGACAAGCCGTTCTGCACCGGCCAGCGCACGCCCGAGGGGTTCTTCCGGATCACGGGCGGCCTCGACATGGCGATCGCCCGCGGCCTCGCCTACGCGCCTTACGCCGACCTGATCTGGTGCGAGACCTCGCACCCCGACCTCGACGAGGCGCGCCGCTTCGCCGAGGGGATCCACGCGAAGTTCCCCGGGAAGATGCTCGCCTACAACTGCTCGCCGTCGTTCAACTGGAGAAAACACCTCGACGAGGCGACGATCGCGAAGTTCCAGCGCGAGCTCGGCGCGATGGGGTACAAGTTCCAGTTCGTCACCCTCGCCGGCTTCCACGCCCTCAACTACGGGATGTTCGAGCTCGCGCTCGGATACCGCGACCATGGGATGGCCGCGTATTCGAAGCTCCAGCAGGAGGAGTTCGCCGCGGAGAAGGACGGCTACACCGCGACCCGCCACCAGCACGAGGTCGGCACCGGATACTTCGACGAGGTCGCCCAGGTGATCTCGGGGGGCACGGCGTCCACGGTCGCGCTGAAGGACTCGACGGAGAAGGAGCAGTTCTAG
- a CDS encoding zinc metallopeptidase produces the protein MFFDPIYWLVVGAGLVLSLWASFKVKGTFAKYSQFATRSGMSGADVARRILAQNGIHDVEVEAIQGSLTDHYDPRTKTLRLSEPVFAGRSMAAFGVAAHEVGHAIQHARAYAPLKWRSAWVPVANIGGGLSMFVIMAALFLGGAASATGQTVGMIGVVLFATTTLFTLITLPVEFDASKRALATLQSGGYVSTEEWAGAKKVLDAAALTYVAAAITSIMTLLYWAYALGLFGGRRDD, from the coding sequence ATGTTTTTCGACCCGATCTACTGGCTCGTGGTCGGAGCCGGTTTGGTCCTGAGCCTGTGGGCCTCGTTCAAGGTCAAGGGGACGTTCGCGAAGTACAGCCAGTTCGCCACCCGCTCCGGCATGAGCGGGGCCGACGTCGCCCGCCGGATTCTCGCGCAGAACGGGATCCACGACGTGGAGGTCGAGGCGATCCAGGGATCGCTGACCGACCACTACGACCCGCGAACCAAGACCCTTCGTCTGAGCGAGCCGGTGTTCGCCGGCCGCAGCATGGCCGCCTTCGGCGTCGCCGCGCACGAGGTCGGCCACGCGATCCAGCACGCCCGCGCCTACGCGCCCCTCAAGTGGCGCTCCGCGTGGGTCCCCGTCGCGAACATCGGCGGCGGGTTGTCGATGTTCGTGATCATGGCGGCCCTGTTCCTCGGCGGCGCGGCCTCCGCCACGGGACAGACGGTGGGCATGATCGGCGTCGTCCTCTTCGCCACGACGACGTTGTTCACGCTCATCACGCTTCCCGTCGAGTTCGACGCGAGCAAGCGCGCGCTCGCGACGCTGCAATCGGGCGGGTACGTCTCGACCGAGGAGTGGGCCGGCGCCAAGAAGGTGCTCGACGCGGCCGCGCTGACCTACGTCGCCGCCGCGATCACGTCGATCATGACGCTGCTCTACTGGGCGTACGCCCTGGGCCTTTTCGGCGGGCGACGCGACGACTGA
- a CDS encoding class I SAM-dependent methyltransferase, producing MDDREDMRRRALESHANGDATGWFDELYRSVDGDWSRIPWAKLAPNPHLIEWLASEAPGADRSCLVVGCGLGDDAEALASAGFDVTAFDVAPTAIATAKRRFPKTAVRYEVADALAPPASWAGRFAFVFESYTLQALPVEARAVAIRSIAGFVAPTGRLLLLCRGREDEPPSPHPPFPLSDADLAGFLEQGLVVRSFERFMDAEEPPVRRFRVVYRRGGTP from the coding sequence ATGGACGACCGCGAGGACATGCGCCGCCGCGCCCTCGAGTCCCACGCGAACGGGGACGCGACGGGCTGGTTCGACGAGCTCTACCGTTCCGTCGACGGGGACTGGTCGAGGATCCCGTGGGCGAAGCTCGCGCCCAATCCGCACCTCATCGAGTGGCTTGCGTCCGAGGCGCCCGGGGCCGATCGGTCCTGCCTCGTCGTCGGCTGCGGGCTGGGGGACGACGCGGAGGCGCTGGCCTCCGCGGGGTTCGACGTGACGGCGTTCGACGTCGCCCCGACGGCGATCGCGACCGCGAAGCGGCGGTTCCCGAAGACGGCGGTCCGCTACGAGGTCGCGGACGCCCTGGCGCCGCCGGCGTCCTGGGCGGGGCGGTTCGCCTTCGTCTTCGAGTCGTACACGCTGCAGGCGCTCCCCGTGGAGGCCCGCGCCGTCGCGATACGTTCGATCGCCGGGTTCGTCGCCCCGACCGGGAGGCTCCTCTTGTTGTGCCGTGGCCGCGAGGACGAGCCCCCGTCGCCGCACCCGCCCTTCCCGCTCTCCGACGCCGATCTCGCCGGGTTCCTCGAGCAGGGCCTCGTCGTTCGCTCGTTCGAGCGGTTCATGGACGCCGAGGAGCCTCCGGTGAGGAGGTTCCGGGTGGTGTACCGGCGGGGCGGAACTCCCTAG
- a CDS encoding short-chain fatty acyl-CoA regulator family protein: MKSDAALRLGARIRTLRRRHQLTQVRLAEKLGISASYLNLIEHGRRTMSAELLLRLAQHFRLELKELAGEDEEHTVADLLEAFGDPIFESYALTSADVRVLATQAPGAARALLGLYESYRATRESARSLAERVAEGGELAGVGDFRLPGEEVSDLVQRHMNYFPDLEEAGERLWRDARLPGDDLFTALAKHLRDAHGAAVKIEMVQAMGGAVRRWDPERRELRLSEVLRRGSRNFQLAHQIGLLSQSATFERISVDSGIANVESKALARVALANYFAAAVLMPYEPFVKAAREERYDIELLGHRFRTRFEQVCHRLTTLRRPGAEGVPFHLVRADVAGNISKRFSGSGIRIARFSGACPRWTLHAAFLTPGMFRVQTSQMPDGTTFFCFARTIRKDGGGYHSLHAMQAIEMGCPVEFARELVYSDGVDLENPAAAKPVGVTCRLCERSDCEQRVFPPLQASMKVDENVRGVSFYAPVRK; encoded by the coding sequence GTGAAGAGTGACGCGGCCCTCCGCCTGGGCGCCCGGATCCGGACCCTCCGGCGCCGCCACCAGCTCACCCAGGTCCGCCTCGCCGAAAAACTCGGGATCTCGGCGAGTTACCTGAACCTGATCGAGCACGGACGCAGGACGATGAGCGCGGAGCTGCTCCTGCGGCTCGCGCAGCACTTCCGCCTCGAGTTGAAGGAGCTCGCGGGAGAGGACGAAGAGCACACGGTCGCCGACCTCCTGGAGGCGTTCGGCGACCCGATCTTCGAGTCGTACGCGCTGACCTCGGCCGACGTGCGGGTGCTGGCCACCCAGGCTCCCGGCGCGGCGCGGGCGCTCCTCGGGCTCTACGAGAGTTACCGGGCCACGAGGGAGTCGGCGCGAAGCCTCGCCGAGCGGGTGGCGGAAGGGGGGGAGCTCGCCGGAGTCGGTGACTTCCGCCTCCCGGGCGAGGAGGTGAGCGACCTCGTCCAGCGGCACATGAACTACTTCCCGGACCTCGAGGAGGCGGGCGAGCGGCTCTGGCGCGACGCGCGACTTCCGGGGGACGACCTCTTCACCGCCCTCGCCAAACACCTGCGCGACGCCCACGGCGCGGCGGTGAAGATCGAGATGGTGCAGGCGATGGGCGGGGCGGTGCGCCGGTGGGACCCGGAACGCCGCGAGCTCCGGCTCTCCGAGGTGCTTCGCCGAGGCTCGCGCAACTTCCAGCTCGCCCATCAGATCGGCCTGCTCTCGCAATCGGCGACCTTCGAGCGGATCTCGGTCGATTCGGGAATCGCGAACGTGGAGTCCAAGGCGCTCGCCCGCGTCGCCCTCGCCAACTACTTCGCCGCGGCGGTGCTGATGCCCTACGAGCCCTTCGTGAAGGCCGCGCGCGAGGAGCGCTACGACATCGAGTTGCTCGGCCACCGCTTCCGCACGCGTTTCGAGCAGGTCTGCCACCGCCTCACGACGCTGCGCCGGCCGGGCGCCGAGGGGGTGCCGTTCCACCTCGTGCGCGCCGACGTCGCCGGGAACATCTCGAAGCGGTTCTCGGGTTCCGGGATCCGTATCGCGCGGTTCTCGGGGGCGTGCCCTCGCTGGACGCTGCACGCGGCGTTCCTCACGCCGGGGATGTTCCGCGTCCAGACCTCGCAGATGCCCGACGGGACGACCTTCTTCTGCTTCGCGCGCACGATCCGCAAGGACGGCGGGGGCTACCACTCGCTCCACGCGATGCAGGCGATCGAGATGGGCTGCCCGGTCGAGTTCGCACGGGAACTCGTCTACTCCGACGGGGTGGATCTCGAGAATCCGGCGGCGGCGAAGCCGGTGGGCGTCACCTGCCGCCTGTGCGAGCGCAGCGACTGCGAGCAGCGCGTCTTCCCGCCGCTGCAGGCGTCGATGAAGGTGGACGAGAACGTGCGCGGCGTGTCGTTCTACGCTCCGGTCAGGAAATAG
- the aceB gene encoding malate synthase A encodes MSSPRSSPSPDVHLRAPIPVGGERILTAEALGFVAELTRTFRPRVEALLERRREVQARRDAGEMPAFLEETREIRESEWTVAPIPKGLEDRRVEITGPVDRKMVINALNSGASVFMADFEDANSPTWENVVLGQGNLFDAVRGTITYDDPDTGKSYRLASRTAVLLARPRGWHLLEKHAEVDGRPIPASLFDFGLYFFHNAKALLEKGSGPFFYLPKMQSHLEARLWNDVFVHAQRALGIPNGTIRGTVLIETLPAAFEMDEILWELRDHSGGLNCGRWDYIFSFIKTLLAHPWAVLPDRAQVTMEQPFLRAYTQLLVKTCHRRGIHAMGGMAAQIPIKRDAEANRVALEKVRHDKQREVRDGHDGTWVAHPGLVPVAKEIFDEHMPTPNQLHKRREDVHVGASDLLAVPQGTRTEKGLRWNVRVGVQYLEAWLRGSGCVPLYDLMEDAATAEISRTQIAQWIRHAALLEDGRPVTRELLATIVAEEITAVKREAGDLAGRRFDDAAALFEQVAAADPFVPFLTLPAYDVLTREA; translated from the coding sequence ATGAGTTCCCCCCGATCCTCGCCCTCCCCCGACGTGCACCTTCGGGCCCCTATCCCCGTCGGAGGGGAGCGGATCCTGACCGCCGAGGCTCTCGGCTTCGTCGCGGAGCTCACCCGCACCTTCCGGCCCCGGGTCGAGGCGCTCCTCGAGCGCCGCCGCGAGGTGCAGGCTCGAAGGGACGCCGGGGAGATGCCGGCGTTCCTCGAGGAGACGCGCGAGATCCGAGAGTCGGAATGGACGGTCGCACCGATCCCGAAGGGCCTGGAGGATCGCCGCGTCGAGATCACCGGTCCCGTCGACCGGAAGATGGTGATCAACGCCCTGAACTCGGGTGCGTCCGTTTTCATGGCCGACTTCGAGGACGCCAACTCCCCCACCTGGGAGAACGTGGTCCTCGGCCAGGGGAACCTCTTCGACGCCGTCCGCGGCACGATCACCTACGACGACCCCGACACGGGGAAGTCCTACCGCCTGGCCTCGCGCACCGCGGTCCTGCTCGCCCGCCCGCGCGGCTGGCACCTGCTTGAGAAACACGCCGAGGTCGATGGCCGCCCGATCCCCGCATCCCTCTTCGACTTCGGCCTCTACTTCTTCCACAACGCCAAGGCACTGCTGGAAAAGGGGTCAGGCCCCTTTTTCTATCTCCCGAAAATGCAGAGCCATCTCGAGGCGCGGCTGTGGAACGACGTCTTCGTCCACGCGCAGCGCGCGCTCGGCATCCCCAACGGAACGATCCGAGGGACGGTGCTGATCGAGACCCTCCCCGCCGCGTTCGAGATGGACGAGATCCTCTGGGAGCTGCGCGACCACTCCGGCGGGCTCAACTGCGGGCGCTGGGACTACATCTTCAGCTTCATCAAGACGCTGCTCGCCCACCCCTGGGCGGTCCTCCCCGACCGCGCGCAGGTCACGATGGAGCAGCCGTTCCTCCGCGCGTACACGCAGCTCCTCGTCAAGACCTGCCACCGCCGCGGGATCCACGCGATGGGGGGCATGGCCGCGCAGATCCCGATCAAGCGCGACGCCGAGGCCAACCGCGTCGCCCTCGAGAAGGTCCGCCACGACAAGCAGCGCGAGGTGCGGGACGGCCACGACGGAACGTGGGTGGCGCACCCCGGACTCGTCCCGGTCGCGAAAGAGATCTTCGACGAGCACATGCCGACTCCCAACCAGCTGCACAAACGGCGCGAGGACGTGCACGTCGGCGCTTCCGACCTCCTCGCCGTCCCGCAGGGGACGCGCACGGAGAAGGGACTCCGCTGGAACGTGCGCGTCGGCGTGCAGTACCTCGAGGCGTGGCTTCGCGGCTCGGGGTGCGTGCCGCTGTACGACCTCATGGAGGACGCCGCGACCGCGGAGATCTCGCGGACGCAGATCGCCCAGTGGATCCGCCACGCCGCCCTGCTCGAGGACGGCCGCCCCGTCACCCGCGAGCTCCTCGCGACGATCGTCGCCGAGGAGATCACCGCGGTGAAACGCGAGGCGGGCGACCTCGCCGGCCGCAGGTTCGACGACGCCGCCGCGCTGTTCGAGCAGGTCGCTGCGGCCGACCCCTTCGTTCCTTTCCTGACCCTTCCTGCCTACGACGTCCTGACCCGGGAGGCCTGA